One Yoonia sp. BS5-3 genomic window carries:
- the dctP gene encoding TRAP transporter substrate-binding protein DctP, which translates to MAAAAVAAISFAAPAAAKNFRIAVGGSVGSTQEVGGLAFKEKLEQLSGGEHTATLFLGGQLGSAQDTVNDAAIGTLDMSILAINNITPFSLRVGVLSLPYAMLSPEDAETLTQGPIGEELIEDAGVRIIGWTYAGFRRLTDSQRPVRTVEDLQGLVIRVPKSEIMVDTYRAWGISPTSMAWSETFAALQTQVFDGQDTPYITINAMKFYEIQQYTTNLWYLFLIEPLIVSEQVFQDLSEKDQSILLEAGQAATEASAQYLRDQEAAIQEQLVVEHGMEIVDAADDEAEFIELATSAVSMDPPLVLWRLARNAASLPEYLAHPGFAINIQSSEQADLCKLFANPERDRFAALNWHSGVNGVPVLSGCAATIECGTHVVYDGGDHEILVGRVIKHTANDRVPLVFGKGRLGAFETA; encoded by the coding sequence ATGGCGGCTGCAGCCGTTGCGGCGATCTCATTCGCGGCGCCGGCAGCGGCAAAAAACTTCAGAATTGCCGTTGGCGGCAGCGTTGGCAGCACGCAAGAAGTTGGCGGCCTGGCGTTCAAAGAAAAGCTTGAACAACTGTCTGGCGGTGAACATACAGCCACCCTGTTTCTGGGCGGTCAGCTGGGATCTGCGCAAGACACAGTAAACGACGCGGCGATCGGTACACTGGATATGTCCATCCTCGCCATCAACAACATCACGCCGTTCTCCCTGCGGGTGGGTGTTCTGTCGCTGCCTTATGCGATGCTGAGCCCGGAAGACGCGGAAACCCTGACCCAAGGGCCCATCGGTGAAGAGCTGATCGAAGACGCCGGCGTGCGCATCATCGGCTGGACCTACGCTGGTTTCCGCCGCCTCACCGACTCGCAACGGCCAGTGCGCACAGTTGAAGATTTGCAGGGCCTCGTGATCCGTGTTCCCAAGAGCGAGATCATGGTCGATACTTACAGGGCTTGGGGCATCAGCCCAACCTCAATGGCATGGTCCGAGACCTTTGCGGCCCTGCAAACCCAAGTTTTTGATGGTCAGGATACTCCCTACATCACCATCAACGCGATGAAGTTCTACGAAATCCAGCAATATACCACCAATCTGTGGTACTTGTTCCTGATCGAGCCACTCATCGTTTCAGAGCAGGTGTTCCAGGACCTGTCCGAGAAAGATCAAAGCATTCTCCTTGAAGCGGGGCAGGCGGCAACTGAGGCTTCGGCGCAATATCTGCGCGATCAGGAAGCCGCAATACAAGAGCAGCTTGTCGTAGAGCACGGGATGGAAATCGTGGACGCAGCCGATGATGAAGCTGAATTCATTGAATTGGCAACGTCGGCGGTATCGATGGACCCGCCACTCGTACTTTGGCGCCTTGCCCGAAATGCTGCAAGCCTCCCCGAATACCTAGCGCACCCGGGTTTCGCGATTAACATCCAATCAAGCGAACAAGCAGACCTGTGCAAACTCTTTGCGAACCCAGAGAGGGATCGGTTTGCGGCTCTGAATTGGCACTCAGGCGTGAACGGAGTGCCCGTTTTGTCGGGATGCGCGGCAACAATCGAATGCGGAACACATGTGGTCTATGACGGTGGTGACCACGAGATCTTGGTGGGCCGGGTCATCAAACACACCGCAAACGATCGTGTGCCTCTTGTTTTCGGAAAAGGGCGGCTTGGGGCGTTCGAAACCGCGTGA
- a CDS encoding LysR family transcriptional regulator, translating into MRLEWIEDILAVSEMGSFNTAAEARFLTPSAFTRRIRMIEETLGCELFDRTKKPIVLKRHVRDILPTLRAAAADLRRVRQLLAEPEVDLNQRITLICQHALTASVAPQLLMHSTLGQNASARIKSGRRSECLLAILKQKAEFALIYEIVGEDPEIDTEYSERLVLGREKFMPVIKTGLAPEFEDAAAPEPANGSLPMVAYPSSIFLGEVLQRLLANRSNQSVQLIRVAETGLSLALIEFVRQGLGVGWLPNLIAKSDLTSGAFTPMDHLLPGFELNVVVARMKRDLPPKAEEFWEAMKNDPELELG; encoded by the coding sequence ATGCGACTTGAGTGGATAGAAGATATTTTGGCGGTCTCGGAAATGGGGTCGTTCAACACCGCCGCTGAAGCGCGATTTTTGACCCCCTCCGCCTTCACCCGGCGCATTCGAATGATCGAGGAAACCTTGGGATGCGAGCTGTTTGATCGCACCAAAAAACCTATCGTATTGAAACGCCATGTGCGGGATATCCTGCCCACACTACGCGCGGCTGCCGCTGATCTGCGCCGCGTACGCCAGTTGTTGGCAGAGCCTGAGGTGGACCTCAACCAACGCATCACTTTAATCTGCCAGCACGCCCTCACGGCCTCGGTTGCGCCGCAGCTTTTGATGCATTCTACCCTTGGACAAAATGCCAGTGCGCGCATCAAGTCCGGCCGGAGAAGCGAATGCTTGCTGGCCATTCTCAAGCAAAAGGCCGAGTTTGCCTTGATCTACGAAATCGTCGGCGAAGACCCCGAAATTGACACCGAATACAGCGAAAGACTGGTTCTAGGCCGCGAGAAATTCATGCCTGTAATCAAAACCGGGCTCGCGCCAGAGTTTGAAGATGCCGCTGCCCCGGAACCGGCCAACGGTTCGCTGCCGATGGTCGCCTATCCGTCATCAATATTCTTAGGCGAAGTTCTGCAACGCCTTCTCGCCAATCGCTCAAACCAATCGGTCCAGCTTATCCGCGTGGCTGAAACCGGGCTAAGTCTGGCTCTGATCGAGTTTGTGCGACAGGGTCTGGGCGTCGGCTGGCTGCCAAACCTGATTGCCAAATCAGACCTGACCAGCGGAGCCTTTACCCCGATGGACCATTTGCTGCCTGGGTTTGAGCTGAACGTCGTGGTCGCCCGCATGAAACGCGATCTGCCGCCCAAAGCCGAGGAATTCTGGGAAGCGATGAAAAACGATCCTGAATTAGAATTGGGCTAG
- a CDS encoding putative sulfate exporter family transporter, with translation MDNKLTRRKLDQLFGWAELHLRLSHWKGVAVALMVAATATFLSEHYGAPTMLFALLIGLSLSFLAEVPALEGGLNFTAKTVLRLGVGLLGIRLGFEDVQAIGGTSIAAVFGMVLATLLCGLVLSYAIGRKVAFGILSGGAVAVCGASAALAFSSVLPDREDREKDTVLVVISVTVLSTMAMVLYPILFQYLGYDDLQTGFLIGATIHDVAQVVGAGYSVSDDAGLTATLVKMLRVAALPVLVLAIHLMFHDSQSKKSPFPWFLILFVALAVLRSVVDVPEQIIRVVSEAARWMMVAAIAAIGLRTDLGSVLRVHPSLMVILVLETLFLLGLALLFTDYFLN, from the coding sequence TTGGATAATAAACTGACGCGCAGAAAGCTTGACCAACTTTTTGGTTGGGCGGAACTGCACCTGCGATTGAGCCACTGGAAAGGCGTCGCCGTTGCCTTGATGGTGGCGGCAACGGCCACCTTCCTGTCAGAGCATTACGGCGCGCCAACCATGTTGTTTGCGTTGCTTATCGGGCTGTCGTTGAGTTTTTTAGCCGAGGTGCCCGCCTTGGAAGGCGGGCTGAATTTCACGGCCAAGACGGTGCTACGTCTTGGTGTGGGCCTTTTGGGCATTCGCCTAGGCTTCGAGGATGTCCAGGCCATCGGCGGGACATCTATCGCGGCTGTTTTTGGCATGGTCTTGGCGACTTTGCTCTGCGGTTTAGTGCTCTCATATGCCATCGGTCGCAAGGTCGCATTTGGCATCCTGTCAGGCGGCGCGGTCGCAGTTTGCGGTGCCTCAGCGGCGCTGGCGTTTTCGTCAGTTCTGCCAGATCGAGAAGATCGCGAAAAGGACACGGTACTGGTGGTTATCTCGGTCACTGTTTTGTCGACCATGGCCATGGTGCTCTACCCGATCTTGTTTCAGTATCTGGGCTACGATGACCTACAAACTGGCTTTCTGATCGGGGCGACCATCCACGACGTCGCACAAGTTGTCGGCGCAGGCTATTCGGTCAGCGATGATGCCGGGCTAACTGCGACGCTGGTGAAAATGCTGCGTGTGGCCGCGTTGCCAGTCTTGGTGCTGGCCATTCATCTGATGTTCCATGACAGCCAATCCAAGAAATCCCCGTTCCCATGGTTCCTAATCCTGTTTGTGGCTTTGGCCGTGCTCAGATCGGTTGTGGATGTCCCCGAACAGATCATCCGTGTTGTCTCGGAGGCAGCGCGCTGGATGATGGTGGCAGCCATTGCGGCCATTGGGCTACGCACTGATCTTGGATCGGTGTTGCGGGTGCATCCGTCGTTGATGGTCATCCTAGTGCTTGAAACCCTATTTCTTCTTGGACTGGCCCTGCTCTTCACCGACTATTTCCTGAACTAA
- the hisD gene encoding histidinol dehydrogenase gives MSHTYLKKALRTAESDAGDVREIVEKLLQDIHAGGEGMVRELALKFDKWDGDIVVSAEQVAQAETQVPEALKRDIQFAHDNIRRFAEKQLSTIQDCTLEVVPGFSVGQKQIPIEAAGCYVPGGRYSHLASAIMTVTTAKVAGVKHITAVSPPRPGVGIPPAILYTLNLCGADTMLNLGGVQGIAAMAQGLFGCPKAAILVGPGNQFVAEAKRILFGEVGIDMFAGPTDSLIIADKTADPALVAADLVGQAEHGYNSPVWLITDDEILAKDVMDRVPNLIADLPQLNRVNAEASWRDYAEVILCSDRDEMRKVSDTYAPEHLQVMADDLDWWLNALQNYGSLFLGEHTTVAFGDKSAGTNHVLPTSGAARYTGGLSVHKFIKTVTWQRADAQGMRPVAEATARISRLEGMEGHARTAVDRLQKYFPGEEFDLG, from the coding sequence ATGTCTCATACTTATTTAAAAAAAGCGCTTCGGACCGCGGAAAGCGATGCGGGTGATGTGCGCGAAATCGTGGAAAAGCTTCTGCAGGATATCCACGCAGGCGGTGAAGGCATGGTGCGCGAGCTCGCGCTGAAGTTTGACAAATGGGACGGCGATATCGTCGTCTCGGCCGAGCAGGTTGCGCAAGCGGAAACCCAAGTGCCTGAGGCGTTGAAACGCGACATTCAGTTCGCCCACGACAACATCCGCCGTTTTGCCGAAAAGCAACTATCGACCATACAGGATTGCACCCTTGAGGTCGTTCCCGGCTTTTCGGTGGGGCAAAAGCAAATCCCGATTGAGGCTGCAGGCTGTTACGTGCCGGGTGGCCGGTATAGCCACCTGGCCAGCGCGATCATGACCGTCACCACCGCGAAGGTCGCTGGCGTGAAACATATCACGGCGGTCTCTCCTCCTCGTCCGGGCGTCGGTATCCCGCCGGCGATCCTCTATACGCTAAACCTGTGCGGCGCAGATACGATGCTGAACCTTGGCGGTGTCCAGGGCATCGCTGCTATGGCGCAGGGCCTGTTTGGATGTCCCAAGGCGGCGATTCTTGTTGGGCCGGGCAATCAGTTCGTGGCCGAAGCCAAGCGCATCCTTTTTGGCGAGGTGGGCATTGATATGTTTGCTGGTCCAACCGATAGCCTGATCATCGCTGACAAAACTGCAGATCCCGCGCTTGTGGCCGCCGATTTGGTGGGTCAGGCCGAGCATGGGTATAACTCGCCTGTCTGGCTGATCACAGATGATGAGATCTTGGCCAAAGATGTGATGGACCGCGTACCAAATCTGATCGCAGATCTACCTCAGTTGAACCGCGTCAATGCGGAGGCCTCATGGCGCGATTATGCTGAGGTGATCTTGTGCTCTGACCGGGATGAGATGCGAAAAGTGTCCGATACCTACGCGCCTGAGCACTTGCAGGTGATGGCTGATGATCTGGATTGGTGGCTGAATGCGCTGCAAAACTACGGATCGCTTTTTCTAGGCGAACATACGACCGTGGCCTTTGGTGACAAATCAGCCGGTACAAACCATGTTCTGCCAACCAGCGGAGCTGCGCGCTATACAGGCGGCTTGTCCGTGCACAAGTTTATCAAAACGGTCACCTGGCAGCGCGCAGATGCCCAAGGTATGCGGCCGGTGGCTGAGGCGACAGCCCGCATTTCCCGGCTTGAAGGTATGGAAGGTCACGCCCGAACTGCTGTAGACCGCCTGCAAAAGTACTTTCCCGGTGAAGAGTTCGATCTTGGATAA
- a CDS encoding amino acid racemase: protein MTRCAIGILGGMGPQATILLQERLLRAIPATDDADHIPLLIDMNPQVPSRIKWLIEGRGADPAPALVAMGRRLETAGAAALAMPCNTAHAFADDIDAATGIPFLNMPQLAAGFVASKVPEGSAIGILASPATQKTELFKSVLAPHGLTALYPEDDAPLLAAIKQIKASGPSSYHQTLLNQAADTLVQRGAVAILVGCSEFSLLSDQITASVPVIDTMNVLTQQLVDFANIYSGNPPEQVPSSSSASF, encoded by the coding sequence ATGACCCGCTGCGCTATTGGAATTCTGGGCGGCATGGGCCCGCAGGCGACCATTTTGCTGCAAGAGCGTCTGCTACGTGCCATCCCGGCGACGGATGATGCCGATCATATTCCGCTACTGATCGACATGAACCCGCAGGTGCCCTCTCGGATCAAATGGTTGATCGAAGGGCGCGGTGCTGATCCGGCCCCGGCCCTGGTGGCCATGGGCCGGCGGCTTGAGACGGCAGGTGCGGCGGCCTTGGCGATGCCTTGCAATACCGCTCATGCTTTTGCTGATGATATTGATGCCGCAACCGGTATTCCGTTCTTGAATATGCCGCAGCTTGCCGCCGGTTTTGTGGCCTCAAAAGTGCCCGAAGGCAGCGCGATTGGCATTCTTGCCTCGCCCGCGACGCAAAAGACGGAATTGTTCAAATCCGTGCTGGCCCCTCATGGGCTGACGGCACTCTATCCCGAAGATGATGCCCCCTTGTTGGCCGCGATCAAACAGATCAAGGCAAGCGGCCCGTCCTCATATCATCAAACTTTGCTGAACCAGGCGGCAGACACGCTGGTTCAGCGCGGAGCTGTCGCGATTTTGGTCGGATGTTCGGAGTTTTCCTTGCTGAGCGATCAGATTACAGCGAGTGTGCCGGTGATCGACACGATGAACGTGTTAACCCAACAGCTGGTGGATTTTGCCAACATATATTCGGGCAATCCGCCAGAACAGGTGCCTAGCTCATCAAGCGCATCTTTCTAA
- a CDS encoding DegT/DnrJ/EryC1/StrS family aminotransferase, translated as MHKRFSGSFTQQSALPEASLRAAERVLGSAALHRYQTDDGQQSETACLEQEFANWQGADYCLAVASGGQAMQLALRAAGVAIGDPVLTNAFTLAPVPGAIRAVGAAPVLVEITRDLVIDLDDLEQKVKSSGAKVLLLSHMRGHIPDMTAIMQIVQAADVTVIEDCAHTMGATWQGEKSGNFGTFGCFSTQTYKHMNSGEGGLLTTGDPTLAAKAIIMSGSYMNYDRHGAMPGPMYFADAKYDCPNMSARMDNLRAAILRPQLERLDEAVAGWNQRAKLIAEKLLGLSPYVYCPKALDGAMRVGSSIQFCLPGQTAAQCQAVVRDLATRGVEVKWFGHAEPHGFTSQHKHWRYMDAQSLPQTDEVIQTLFDMRVPLSFDEADCLLIADILVEVLQAQAIAGEAA; from the coding sequence ATGCACAAGCGGTTTTCGGGATCGTTCACCCAGCAATCTGCCTTGCCCGAAGCCTCGCTTCGGGCGGCTGAGCGGGTGCTGGGCTCAGCAGCGCTACATCGCTATCAGACAGATGATGGGCAGCAGTCCGAAACCGCATGTCTGGAACAGGAATTCGCCAACTGGCAGGGGGCGGACTATTGCCTTGCCGTTGCGTCGGGCGGGCAGGCGATGCAGCTTGCCTTGCGCGCGGCGGGCGTGGCGATTGGTGATCCGGTTCTGACCAACGCCTTTACCCTTGCCCCGGTGCCCGGCGCTATCCGGGCTGTGGGGGCGGCCCCTGTTTTGGTTGAGATCACTAGGGATCTGGTGATTGATCTGGATGATTTGGAGCAGAAGGTAAAAAGCTCTGGCGCTAAGGTGCTGCTGCTATCCCATATGCGCGGCCATATCCCAGATATGACTGCAATCATGCAGATCGTACAGGCCGCTGATGTGACGGTTATTGAGGATTGCGCCCATACCATGGGGGCCACTTGGCAGGGCGAAAAGAGCGGGAATTTTGGCACCTTCGGCTGCTTTTCCACCCAGACCTATAAGCACATGAATTCAGGCGAAGGCGGGCTGTTGACCACGGGTGATCCAACGCTGGCCGCCAAGGCGATTATCATGTCGGGGTCTTACATGAACTATGACCGGCATGGCGCGATGCCGGGACCTATGTATTTTGCCGACGCAAAATATGACTGCCCGAACATGTCCGCTCGCATGGATAATTTGCGCGCTGCGATCCTGCGTCCCCAGCTTGAGCGCTTGGATGAGGCGGTCGCCGGTTGGAACCAGCGTGCTAAGCTGATAGCCGAAAAATTGTTGGGTCTATCCCCTTATGTGTATTGTCCCAAGGCGCTTGACGGGGCCATGCGCGTGGGCAGTTCGATCCAGTTTTGCCTGCCCGGGCAAACCGCCGCTCAATGTCAGGCGGTCGTCCGTGATCTTGCCACACGCGGTGTCGAGGTGAAGTGGTTTGGCCATGCCGAGCCGCATGGCTTTACCTCGCAACACAAGCATTGGCGTTACATGGATGCGCAGTCCTTGCCGCAAACCGATGAGGTGATCCAGACACTGTTCGATATGCGCGTCCCGCTGAGCTTTGATGAGGCGGATTGCCTGCTCATCGCAGATATTCTTGTCGAGGTGTTGCAAGCCCAAGCCATCGCAGGAGAGGCAGCATGA
- a CDS encoding D-cysteine desulfhydrase, with translation MHLARYPRKFLAHLPTPLERLDRLTAELGGPEIWIKRDDCTGMSTGGNKTRKLEFLMAEAELQGADMVMTQGATQSNHARQTAAFAAKMGMGCHILLEDRTGSNNSNYNNNGNVLLDHLHGATTEKFAGGLDMNAEMEKVADRVRATGKKVYTIPGGGSNATGALGYVNCAFEMLNQFNERGLKVDHIVHATGSAGTQAGLIAGLKATNAQIPLLGIGVRAPKPKQEENVFNLACATADKLGCSGVVSREDVVANTDYVGEGYGIPTESGLEAIKMFAELEAILLDPVYSAKGAAGFIDLIRKGHFKKDEKVVFLHTGGSVALFGYDSAFDNTSRWQAAA, from the coding sequence ATGCATCTCGCCCGCTACCCCCGAAAATTCTTGGCCCATCTTCCCACTCCGCTAGAACGTTTGGACCGACTAACCGCCGAACTCGGTGGCCCTGAGATTTGGATCAAGCGCGATGATTGCACAGGCATGTCCACCGGCGGCAACAAGACCCGTAAGCTTGAGTTTTTGATGGCTGAGGCCGAGCTGCAAGGCGCGGATATGGTCATGACCCAAGGTGCGACCCAGTCCAACCATGCCCGCCAAACAGCGGCTTTTGCGGCCAAGATGGGGATGGGATGTCACATCCTGTTGGAAGATCGTACCGGTTCGAACAATTCCAATTACAACAATAACGGCAACGTGCTGCTTGATCATTTGCATGGCGCAACGACCGAAAAATTTGCCGGCGGTTTGGATATGAACGCGGAGATGGAAAAGGTTGCAGATCGCGTGCGTGCCACGGGCAAGAAGGTGTACACCATCCCTGGCGGTGGCTCTAACGCCACCGGTGCGCTGGGCTATGTCAATTGTGCCTTTGAGATGCTGAACCAGTTTAATGAGCGTGGTTTGAAAGTTGACCATATCGTGCATGCGACTGGTAGCGCGGGCACGCAGGCTGGATTGATTGCGGGGTTGAAGGCGACGAATGCGCAAATTCCGCTGCTGGGCATTGGCGTGCGCGCACCCAAGCCGAAGCAGGAAGAGAACGTGTTTAATCTGGCCTGCGCAACAGCTGATAAGCTGGGTTGTTCCGGCGTTGTCTCTCGCGAAGATGTTGTTGCGAACACGGATTACGTGGGCGAAGGTTATGGCATTCCGACCGAAAGCGGCTTAGAGGCGATCAAGATGTTTGCCGAGCTTGAAGCGATACTGCTGGACCCGGTTTATTCTGCCAAAGGCGCGGCTGGCTTTATTGATCTGATCCGCAAAGGCCATTTCAAGAAAGACGAAAAAGTCGTCTTCTTGCATACCGGCGGTTCGGTTGCCTTGTTTGGCTACGATTCCGCCTTTGACAACACAAGCCGCTGGCAAGCGGCGGCCTAA
- a CDS encoding siderophore-interacting protein, translating to MATPPKKPLRPLDVIARRHVTPNMIRVTLAAEWVKELPAGIEGAHCKIFLPSIDQSKTDFLQQLSEGPRPTVRTYTIRYIRPAVGEMDVDFVDHGDAGPASAWARKCMPGDVCGFAGPGPIKLKTYFADFYVVAADMSALPVAAATLEAMPKDAKGIAFLEVTGAEDRQDVNNPDGVELHWLIHPDPHQPATQSIKLIEALPKFEGSVQTCIAGESGMIKALRTEILSRRGIPKENAYISGYWKIGLVEDEHQEVKRAEAATA from the coding sequence ATGGCAACACCACCCAAAAAACCGCTTCGTCCGCTTGATGTGATCGCCCGGCGCCATGTCACGCCGAACATGATCCGTGTCACCTTAGCCGCTGAGTGGGTCAAAGAGTTGCCTGCAGGCATTGAAGGTGCCCATTGCAAGATATTTCTTCCAAGCATTGATCAGTCAAAAACCGATTTCCTGCAACAGTTGAGCGAAGGCCCCCGACCGACGGTGCGAACCTATACGATCCGATATATCCGTCCAGCTGTCGGCGAAATGGATGTCGACTTTGTCGATCATGGCGATGCCGGACCCGCCTCAGCCTGGGCGCGCAAATGTATGCCCGGCGACGTCTGCGGTTTTGCCGGACCTGGTCCAATCAAGTTGAAAACCTATTTCGCTGATTTCTACGTCGTTGCGGCGGACATGTCTGCCCTGCCCGTTGCTGCCGCCACGCTTGAAGCCATGCCGAAAGATGCAAAAGGGATCGCGTTCCTAGAGGTGACGGGCGCGGAAGACCGACAAGATGTTAACAATCCGGATGGGGTTGAGCTGCATTGGCTGATCCATCCTGATCCTCACCAACCGGCCACGCAATCGATCAAACTCATTGAAGCGCTGCCCAAATTTGAAGGCAGTGTGCAAACGTGTATCGCAGGCGAAAGCGGCATGATCAAAGCGCTTCGCACAGAAATCCTGTCGAGACGCGGCATCCCAAAGGAGAACGCCTATATCTCGGGCTATTGGAAAATCGGCCTTGTCGAGGATGAACATCAGGAAGTGAAACGTGCTGAAGCGGCGACCGCCTAA
- a CDS encoding class I SAM-dependent methyltransferase has protein sequence MNFDLKEEIRAYWSARAENFDESPSHLIEERYGLPEWQTLIRRAAGVGDTGDLQGKRALDIACGTGEISRVLCRLGAEVSGLDFSETMLGKAREKLTGQNWSPVLCDAEDLKGVPDESVDFAITRHLTWTLTNPLDAYCEWHRVLKPGGRMLINDHNFSLPFSTWHRLKKRLANLLKPSSDGVNIDAEANAAIRERLYYKGGLTKERLIEDMQSCGFAFQEELDLRPIYSKGMQTWPMAERLRQSAENRYSLVFEKAL, from the coding sequence ATGAACTTTGATCTCAAAGAAGAAATTCGCGCCTATTGGTCAGCACGGGCCGAGAATTTCGACGAAAGCCCTTCGCATCTGATTGAGGAACGCTATGGTCTGCCCGAGTGGCAAACACTGATCCGCCGTGCCGCGGGCGTCGGGGATACGGGCGATCTGCAGGGCAAACGCGCCCTTGATATCGCCTGCGGGACCGGCGAGATCAGCCGCGTGCTATGCCGTTTGGGCGCAGAGGTTTCAGGCCTCGATTTTTCAGAAACCATGCTGGGCAAGGCACGCGAAAAGTTGACGGGTCAAAATTGGTCCCCTGTTTTATGTGATGCGGAAGATCTCAAAGGTGTGCCTGATGAAAGTGTCGATTTCGCCATAACGCGGCATCTGACCTGGACCCTAACAAATCCGCTTGATGCCTATTGCGAATGGCACCGCGTCCTGAAACCGGGCGGGCGGATGCTGATCAACGATCACAATTTTTCTCTACCGTTTTCGACCTGGCACCGTTTGAAAAAGCGGCTGGCCAATTTGCTGAAGCCTTCATCGGACGGCGTCAACATCGACGCAGAGGCCAACGCAGCCATTCGCGAACGTCTGTATTACAAGGGCGGCCTGACCAAAGAACGGCTGATCGAAGATATGCAAAGCTGTGGGTTCGCGTTTCAAGAAGAGCTTGATCTACGTCCCATCTACAGCAAAGGCATGCAGACCTGGCCGATGGCCGAACGGCTGCGACAAAGCGCTGAAAACCGCTATTCACTGGTGTTCGAGAAGGCGCTGTAG
- a CDS encoding ABC transporter ATP-binding protein, translating to MTLSIENIKAGYGKINVLKDLSVPDIEGGSFVGLIGPNASGKSTFFKTLAGLITPSAGKILIGADDVTWLRRRDRARRIAYMPQAYGCNALLSVFESVLLALKQTTGWRVEKDNLDRVSDTLNALGLAHLANRGIADLSGGQAQMVAVAQTIVRAPEVVLLDEPTSALDLHHQLSILTSVRSEMGKKKPVVMAALHDLNLAAKFCDRLVLLREGVILADGPPDRILALPEIGETYRVETDLERTKRGALYVDARLPA from the coding sequence ATGACACTGAGTATCGAGAACATCAAAGCCGGTTATGGTAAAATCAATGTGCTCAAGGACTTGTCGGTCCCTGACATCGAAGGGGGTTCCTTCGTCGGGCTGATCGGGCCGAATGCCTCTGGCAAATCGACCTTTTTCAAAACGCTTGCGGGGCTGATCACGCCAAGCGCGGGGAAGATCTTGATTGGTGCGGATGATGTCACATGGCTGCGCCGCCGGGATCGTGCCCGCCGGATCGCCTATATGCCGCAGGCCTATGGGTGCAATGCGTTGCTGAGCGTGTTTGAAAGCGTGCTTCTTGCGCTCAAGCAGACCACCGGCTGGCGTGTGGAAAAGGACAATCTTGACCGCGTGTCCGACACGCTGAATGCTTTGGGGCTGGCTCATTTGGCGAACCGGGGGATTGCTGATTTAAGTGGCGGGCAGGCGCAGATGGTCGCTGTGGCGCAAACGATCGTCCGTGCGCCCGAGGTTGTTCTGCTGGATGAACCGACAAGCGCGCTTGATTTGCATCACCAATTGTCGATCCTGACATCGGTACGGAGCGAAATGGGTAAGAAAAAACCGGTTGTAATGGCCGCGCTGCATGATCTGAACCTGGCCGCAAAATTCTGCGACCGGTTGGTTCTGCTGCGCGAAGGTGTGATCCTTGCTGATGGCCCTCCAGATCGCATTCTCGCCTTGCCGGAAATTGGCGAGACTTACAGGGTTGAGACCGATCTTGAACGTACGAAACGCGGCGCGCTCTATGTTGATGCGCGGCTGCCGGCATGA